In one window of Aphidius gifuensis isolate YNYX2018 linkage group LG4, ASM1490517v1, whole genome shotgun sequence DNA:
- the LOC122854068 gene encoding golgin subfamily A member 4 → MGAGGSLQNNNKNPEPPPLPPPFGPFGPGGPGGPSGLSRFSRISTISDNPLTTENEGKNHDNLNTEEWWQNRPSAPSLQSFNQHQETLLTYASQMTGWQSEYSNVQSLHQEAMELTRTVSHLAAANQQLATAHSALLSQVEILYMEINKNHDRNTNKHDDNLNNRVEIIEDIIKKNKIDEKNLQCSDNLKNDYDMAMEKIKILEDKINENNKKFYGKNNIGTNDEDLIVEMEKIKSQNLELHEIIEKFKIDFDIVQKNISTIDCKKQKAELIEIKHLHDADKKKIINIESKLKSADDECHKLRSRLHEEIENNKKNNEIIDKTNRDNKRLIEKIEIINKSHNVSDAETSMEDDLYERQNLEEFKKDLSMKREARQRAIAAVSSEMERLKKELDAEKVAHSETSKILDILKTQAENGTSCNNVKLQYIEVSTNTPDDWNDKTTKQSANLIQKNAQRLTDVLKVTDELRSCIRLQIEKIDDLRFHLECEPDKYKQKIKLLNDIAIMNKESYGNRQIQINYLKNLQTQFVNGFIDNEKINYDIDDDLRLEHDRQIDDVKKLKKLYDERMRILVDLKETIGKEFLTTKEQLKCAKKDKEYLDEEIKKAEEKIDEQDSVISNLESQLGLTKADCRDLQNQMSVINNLFSQMLLSASSADMDLDRLTELIQENHDLISDMAKEEGTEAAALPKLLLDLVEQVDGIPEKKDEDNIQEENIANNLPKVWKVLLELLSCHEANTANTSTVSASLVDDPNICYKSVDTPSGPRLVISVSKTYIRLKELILEKKSLEKEMGRMKQLNLHLESKLGEQEKRLSTVADELSKTWNIVGRMQAQHQQLHTHEKILRYELQQKRKMLQELKQELEYCREKWESARQKNTNTEIEWRNLRREFAARKALAAQESFNTSRQNIIKAPEQQTATSEVEESMKIVEVNNQQDINSIEPTNPLDQALENVIQNLINIDDNNSSNSMISDEPDKNIQCANDETVSVFSIGPFPQSSKMVQFSDPLVVGPSIQSDEIVENKIVKIENNTADEKDDCLAELKDEKVDDKEDEKKIEDTEKIVDHCSDPSGSTTSSKATRTPEEVLAARSERLKRLEEQADWLMKKMNATNRRGSELSNRLEELHETYGDAPAPPPMPDVLPIVRLPTNQEGESRNESSANNENEQTQ, encoded by the exons ATGGGAGCTGGTGGtagtttacaaaataataataaaaatccagAACCACCACCTTTACCACCACCATTTGGACCATTTGGACCAGGTGGACCAGGTGGACCAAGTGGTCTATCAAGATTTTCACGAATTTCAACAATCTCAGATAATCCTTTAACAAccgaaaat gaaggaaaaaatcatgataatttaaacaCTGAAGAGTGGTGGCAAAATCGACCATCAGCACCGAGTCTTCAAAGTTTCAATCAACATCAAGAAACCCTG ttaacATACGCAAGTCAAATGACTGGTTGGCAATCAGAATATTCAAATGTACAATCGTTACATCAAGAAGCCATGGAATTAACTAGAACAGTGTCACATCTTGCTGCTGCAAATCAACAATTAGCAACAGCTCATTCAGCATTACTATCAcaagttgaaattttatacatggaaattaataaaaatcatgatagaaatacaaataaacatgatgataatttaaataacaggGTTGAGATTATTgaagatattattaaaaaaaataaaattgatgaaaaaaatttacaatgtagtgataatttaaaaaatgattatgatatggctatggaaaaaataaaaatacttgaagataaaattaatgaaaataataaaaaattttatggtaaaaataatattggtaCCAATGATGaagatttaattgttgaaatggaaaaaataaaatctcagAATTTAGAATTacatgaaattattgaaaaatttaaaattgattttgatattgttcaaaaaaat atatcAACAATTGactgtaaaaaacaaaaagctgaattaatagaaataaaacatttacatgatgctgataaaaaaaaaataataaatatagaatCAAAGCTAAAATCAGCAGATGATGAATGTCACAAATTGAGATCAAGACTGcatgaagaaattgaaaataataaaaaaaataatgaaataattgataaaacaaacaGGGATAATAAAAgactaattgaaaaaattgaaattataaataaaagtcatAATGTTTCTGATGCtg aAACATCAATGGAAGATGATTTATATGAACGACAAAATcttgaagaatttaaaaaagatctATCAATGAAAAGAGAAGCAAGACAACGTGCAATAGCAGCGGTATCATCAGAAATggaaagattaaaaaaagaacTTGATGCTGAAAAAGTGGCTCATTCAGAGACATCAAAAATTCTAGATATACTAAAAACTCAAGCTGAAAATGGAACATCAtgtaataatgttaaattacaGTACATTGAAGTATCAACAAATACACCAGATGATTGGaatgataaaacaacaaaacaatcagctaatttaattcaaaaaaatgccCAAAGATTAACAGATGTATTAAAAGTAACTGATGAATTAAGATCATGTATACGtttacaaattgaaaaaattgatgatctAAGATTTCATCTTGAATGTGAAccagataaatataaacaaaaaattaaattactcaaTGATATTGCCATCATGAACAAAGAATCATATGGTAATCgtcaaatacaaattaattatttaaaaaatttacaaacacaATTTGTTAATggttttattgataatgaaaaaataaattatgatattgatgatgatttaagaCTAGAACATGATAGACAAAttgatgatgttaaaaaattaaaaaaactttatgatGAAAGAATGAGAAtacttgttgatttaaaagaaacaattggtaaagaatttttaacgacgaaagaacaattaaaatgtgctaaaaaagataaagaatatcttgatgaagaaattaaaaaagctgAAGAAAAg attgaTGAACAAGATAGTGTTATATCAAATTTAGAATCTCAATTGGGTCTTACAAAAGCTGATTGTCGTGATTTACAAAATCAAATGtcagttattaataatttattttcacaaatgTTATTAAGTGCATCATCAGCTGATATGGATTTAGATAGATTAACTGAATTAATACAAGAAAATCATGATTTAATAAGTGACATGGCTAAAGAAGAAGGTACTGAAGCAGCAGCATTACCAAAATTATTACTTGATTTAGTTGAACAAGTTGATGGTAtacctgaaaaaaaagatgaagataatatacaagaagaaaatattgctaataatttaccaaaagTATGGAAAGTACTATTAGAATTATTGAGTTGTCATGAAGCAAATACAGCAAATACATCAACAGTATCAGCATCACTTGTTGATGATCCAAATATATGTTATAAATCTGTTGATACACCAAGTGGTCCAAGATTAGTTATATCAGTTAGTAAAACATATATAAGATTAAAAGAacttatacttgaaaaaaaatcactagAAAAAGAAATGGGAAGAATGAAACAACTTAATTTACATTTAGAAAGTAAATTAGGTGAACAa gAAAAAAGATTGTCAACAGTTGCTGATGAATTGAGTAAAACTTGGAATATTGTTGGACGTATGCAAGcacaacatcaacaattacatacacatgaaaaaatattacgttatgaattacaacaaaaaagaaaaatgttacAAGAATTAAAACAAGAATTAGAATATTGTCGTGAAAAATGGGAATCAgctagacaaaaaaatacaaatactgAAATTGAATGGAGAAATTTAAGACGTGAATTTGCGGCAAGAAAAGCACTTGCTGCACAAGAATCATTTAAcacaag cagacaaaatataataaaagcaCCAGAACAACAAACAGCAACATCAGAAGTTGAagaatcaatgaaaattgttgaGGTAAATAATCAGCAAGATATTAATAGTATTGAACCAACAAATCCACTTGATCAGGCACTTGAAAATgtcatacaaaatttaataaacattgatgataataattcaagtaattCAATGATATCTGATGAGccagataaaaatattcaatgtgCAAATGATGAAACAGTTTCTGTATTTTCAATTGGACCATTTCCACAGTCTTCTAAAATGGTACAATTTAGTGATCCTCTTGTTGTTGGTCCATCAATTCAGTCTGATGaaatagttgaaaataaaattgttaaaattgaaaataacacGGCTGATGAAAAAGATGATTGTTTGGCAGAATTGAAAGATGAAAAAGTTGATGATAAagaggatgaaaaaaaaattgaagatactGAAAAAATTGTAGATCATTGTAGTGATCCATCTGGATCAACAACTTCATCAAAAGCAACACGTACACCTGAAGAAGTTTTAGCAGCAAGATCTGAAAGATTGAAGAGACTTGAAGAACAAGCTGATtggttgatgaaaaaaatgaatgcaACAAATCGTCGTGGATCGGAATTGAGCAATAGACTTGAAGAACTTCATGAGACTTATGGAGATGCACCAGCTCCACCACCAATGCCAGATGTTTTGCCAATTGTCAGACTACCAACAAAtcag GAAGGAGAGTCTAGAAATGAATCATCGGCGAATAATGAAAACGAGCAAACTCAATGA
- the LOC122855791 gene encoding zinc finger protein 676-like, whose translation MANISEFDYLCRLCATKILMGLPIFHDDLTDDQIRNIDKKISSCLPVQISLTDQLPKSVCEDCAYKLDQFYEFRQKSIETDKLFQAMMIKFENNVHVNLHDDNVNVVISDMTDINNIPCPVDNDNDNNDDDDDVDENIDTKNNTTLHTLQVIDDMNIGSSEQIIEQHEIPNVDHHIEQSIDVLDGDTARLVDEHMREVSSHEMTLDIDGEMTVVGHLAINYVTNIETETTVQEQLVHYCTSDGVKFETVTNNSYDQAHNEIVENGIDNIDNNILNDTLTTDIIDTNNIPSTSHESSEIIEYTKRAQHALLESSLNNPTTDENGSHWYVCPICNEAANEPENLSQHYEEHFLSCTCGLYFTSIDDLSQHKNNCSNDNNNSDNSKKKINDIKVKKKNNNKLKNTKCKINNGKVYDNADADDIVDDEDDEDDEEDDDNDDKKNPTSIRQKWTPKICQQCGKQYRTNYKLQEHMRKHTGEKPFKCTTCDKAFRSKIGLAQHSATHTGQFDFSCSTCGKGFQCKSYLIVHQRVHSDAKPYPCVTCGQNFKTKQSLLDHENRHLGVKPYGCDICGRSFITKGLCKSHQKTHSGQDNRQYPCEVCNKMFVSKSYLNTHSRIHTGEKPYLCEVCGKGFLTRVDLKIHSTMHTGEKKFKCEFDSCNKAFARKSALRCHTRSHNGERPYKCDVCSKTFTQFSPLAIHKRLHSGVRPYVCDICSKAFVSRSSMMCHKKRHKVTSTSSTTLSTIAEATEQQDLKNPDSPEAINDQNGIVISKPDDVVAIVGN comes from the exons atggcAAATATAAGTGAATTTGATTACTTATGTAGACTTTGTGcaacaaaaatattgatggGATTACCAATATTTCATGATGATTTAACTGATGATCAAATAAGgaacattgataaaaaaatatcatcttgTTTACCAGTGCAG ATTTCATTGACAGATCAATTGCCAAAATCTGTTTGCGAAGATTGTGCCTACAAGTTGGATCAGTTTTATGAATTTCGTCAAAAATCCATTGAAACAGATAAGCTATTTCAagcaatgatgataaaatttgaaaataatgtacatgttaatttacatGATGATAATGTGAATGTTGTTATATCAGATATGacagatattaataatataccatGTCCTGTTGACAATGACAACGACAATAATGACGACGacgatgatgttgatgaaaatattgatacaaaaaataatacaacactTCATACACTACAAGTTATTGATGATATGAATATTGGTAGTAGTGAACAAATAATTGAACAACATGAAATACCAAATGTTGATCATCATATTGAACAAAGTATTGATGTACTGGATGGAGATACAGCTAGACTTGTTGATGAACACATGCGTGAg gTATCAAGTCATGAAATGACACTGGATATTGATGGAGAAATGACTGTTGTTGGTCATCTTGCAATTAATTATGTTACAAATATTGAAACTGAGACAACAGTTCAAGAACAGTTGGTACATTATTGCACGAGTGATGGAGTTAAATTTGaaaca GTAACCAATAACTCGTATGATCAGGCACACAATGAAATAGTTGAAAATggtattgataatattgataataatattttaaatgacacATTAACTACAGATATTATTGATACCAATAATATACCATCAACGAGTCATGAATCATCAGAAATAATTGAGTATACAAAACGTGCACAACATGCATTACTAGAGAGTTCATTAAATAATCCAACAACTGATGAAAATGGCTCACACTGGTATGTTTGTCCAATTTGTAATGAAGCTGCAAATGAGCCAGAAAATTTATCTCAACATTATGAAGaacattttttatcttgtacatgtggtttatattttacaagcattgatgatttatcacaacataaaaataattgtagtaatgataataataatagtgataatagtaaaaaaaaaattaatgatattaaagttaaaaagaaaaataataataaattaaaaaatacaaaatgtaaaattaataatggcAAGGTTTATGATAATGCTGATGCTGATGATATTGTTgacgatgaagatgatgaagatgatgaagaagatgatgataatgatgataaaaaaaacccaaCAAGTATTAGACAAAAATGGACACCAAAAATTTGTCAACAATGTGGCAAACAATATCgtacaaattataaattacaagaACACATGAGAAAACATACTGGTGAAAAACCATTTAAATGCACAACCTGTGATAAAGCATTCAGGAGTAAAATTGGTTTAGCACAACATAGTGCAACTCATACTGGACAATTTGATTTTAGTTGTTCAACATGTGGTAAAGGTTTTCAAtgtaaaagttatttaattgtaCATCAACGTGTACATTCAGATGCAAAACCATATCCATGTGTAACATGtggacaaaattttaaaacaaaacaatcacTATTAGATCATGAAAATCGTCATCTTGGTGTTAAACCATATGGTTGTGATATATGTGGACGTAGTTTTATAACAAAAGGTTTATGTAAGAGTCATCAAAAAACACACTCTGGCCAAGACAATAGACAATATCCATGTGAAGTGTGtaataaaatgtttgttaGTAAAAGTTATCTAAATACACATTCACGAATTCATACTGGAGAAAAACCATATCTTTGTGAAGTTTGTGGTAAAGGTTTTTTAACTagagttgatttaaaaattcactcAACTATGCACactggagaaaaaaaatttaaatgtgaatTTGACTCATGCAAtaag gcATTTGCTAGAAAATCAGCATTGAGATGTCATACTCGGTCGCACAATGGCGAAAGGCCTTACAAATGCG ATGTATGTTCAAAAACATTTACACAATTTTCACCACTGGCTATTCACAAAAGGCTGCACAGTGGTGTTAGGCCATATGTTTGTGATATTTGTTCCAAGGCATTTGTCTCAAGATCGTCAATGATGTGCCACAAAAAAAGACATAAAGttacatcaacatcatcaacaacactaTCAACAATTGCAGAAGCAACGGAACaacaagatttaaaaaatccagatAGCCCAGAAGCTATCAATGATCAAAATGGTATTGTCATTTCGAAacctgatgatgttgttgctaTTGttggaaattaa